In Scylla paramamosain isolate STU-SP2022 chromosome 17, ASM3559412v1, whole genome shotgun sequence, one DNA window encodes the following:
- the LOC135108302 gene encoding putative phospholipase B-like 2, producing MMNKAVFLAWLWAAVLLQPTFSALLSVTFDGSNYYTHEKIMKNWVAKGSFHDNTFKDGWGYMEIETNPSYPDTIQAYAAGFAEGAMSTDMIYKSYRNTMEGLCEWKSKEFCDNLRSYLKTNFQWMQAMIAQKRNTCPVWHNVELVLAQLQGVTDGYNKTAKEPMMEGAILLLNLAGDLEDLETALSPKLQEMSMEEWVKSGRIIGDGHCSALIKVLPGNTDLYVSHVTWNTYQSMLRILKKYIFPFRRTGGSNPDDMNPGHTVSFSSYPGLLSSGDDYYIMSSGLVSLETTIGNGNPALWKNVTATGELQEWIRTIVANRLGTDGKTWSNFFSMHNSGTYNNQWMVVDYKLFKPRKNIRRNTLWILEQLPGMIVADDQSHILRKQSYWPSYNTPFYKSIFNLSGAPAMVERFGDWFSYDKTPRALIFKRDNSSVKNLRTMIKLMRYNNFQHDELSRCNCTPPYSAENAISARNDLNPKNGTYPFGALGHRSHGGTDMKVTNLKMAGRLSFLAVNGPTYDQQPVFKWSEKDFANNTPHYGHPDAWKFPVISVRWLW from the exons ATGATGAATAAGGCAGTTTTCTTAGCATGGCTTTGGGCTGCTGTGCTACTGCAGCCAACATTCTCAGCTCTGTTGAGTGTGACATTTGATGGATCTAATTATTATACTCatgaaaaaattatgaagaattGGGTGGCTAAAGGAAGCTTCCATGACAACACATTTAAGGATGG ATGGGGATATATGGAGATAGAAACCAACCCCTCCTATCCTGACACAATCCAGGCCTATGCTGCTGGGTTTGCTGAAGGTGCTATGAGTACAGATATGATCTACAAATCATACAG GAACACAATGGAAGGATTGTGTGAGTGGAAGTCAAAAGAATTCTGTGACAATTTGCGGTCCTATCTCAAAACCAATTTCCAATGGATGCAGGCCATGATTGCTCAGAAGAGAAACACTTGTCCAGTCTGGCATAAT GTAGAATTAGTTTTAGCTCAACTTCAAGGAGTCACTGATGGCTACAATAAAACTGCCAAGGAACCCATGATGGAAGGTGCAATTCT ACTGCTGAATCTAGCTGGTGATCTTGAGGACTTAGAAACTGCACTGAGTCCCAAGCTTCAGGAGATGAGTATGGAGGAATGGGTGAAGTCTGGACGCATTATTGGGGATGGCCACTGCTCAGCACTGATCAAGGTTCTCCCAGGCAACACTGATCTCTATGTCTCACATGTCACCTGGAACAC GTATCAGTCCATGCTAAGAATTTTAAAGAAATATATCTTCCCATTCCGCCGCACAGGAGGATCAAACCCAGATGATATGAATCCTGGCCACActgtttccttctcatcttatcCAGGGTTGTTATCTTCAGGGGATGACTATTATATAATGTCATCTGGGCTGGTCTCTTTGGAAACTACAATTGGCAATGGAAACCCAGCTTTATGGAAGAATGTTACAGCGACAGGAGAG CTGCAGGAGTGGATTCGTACAATTGTTGCAAATCGTCTTGGCACTGATGGCAAGACCTGGTCAAATTTCTTCTCAATGCACAACAGTGGAACTTACAACAACCAATGGATGGTTGTTGATTATAAGCTCTTCAAACCACGAAAGAATATCAG ACGAAACACACTGTGGATTTTGGAGCAGCTTCCTGGCATGATTGTGGCTGATGACCAATCACACATCTTACGTAAGCAGTCATACTGGCCAAGCTACAATACTCCATTCTACAAATCTATATTTAATCTTAGTGGTGCCCCAGCCATGGTAGAACGTTTTGGTGATTGGTTTTCCTATGATAAAACCCCACGAGCTTTGATTTTCAAGAGAGATAACAGTTCTGTTAAAAATTTACGTACTATGATCAAACTGATGAGATACAACAACTTTCAACATGATGAACTCTCCAGATGTAACTGCACTCCTCCATACAGTGCAGAGAATGCAATTTCTGCCAGAAATGATTTGAACCCTAAGAATGGGACTTATCCATTTGGAGCATTAGGTCACAGATCACATGGGGGAACAGACATGAAGGTTACAAACCTTAAAATGGCAGGGAGACTTTCATTTCTTGCTGTCAATGGTCCAACATATGATCAGCAACCAGTTTTCAAGTGGAGtgaaaaggactttgcaaatAATACTCCTCATTATGGCCACCCAGATGCATGGAAGTTCCCAGTAATTAGTGTCCGATGGTTGTGGTAA
- the LOC135108303 gene encoding probable cytochrome P450 49a1 — MTQAMLLRLWSPTGLRGGVQRFISTTASNKQLAEVTLQDAKPVTDIPGPINFPILGSIPSMMMDKDFNSKRLLKFWASLMKRYGPIVKLVNPGVSPMIIVANPDDCELLNRVTQNQPARTPLASLKHLRDNWTDDYFDKRAGIIVENGDEWWRVRSLVQTTMLKPMVINEYVPELDDVSCTFMDRIQELQDKYGEMPDNFQDELYKWALESVGIVALDRRFGCLGAPEGSLEAQQGEELINLVNTLFSSLSVTEMRTQFWRLFPTPSYRRLKKNHGKLLKVVEQKLDESVAYLQQRKDEDHMGRKCSVIQTLLSKPGLSKKDVLTFIMDIIFAGIDTTSHTMAFCLYLLARNPEAQKKLQEEVDHVTAGLQGPLTSKHMAHLSYTKAVIKETFRIFPLTFGLARILNKDMVLQGYRIPAGYSVFVLNCLMGWDESMYPRANEFLPERWNRARPLGNIHPYASIPFGAGPRMCVGRRVAEQEMYTLLARMAQRFTVEYHYEDIEQLTGLVLYPSRPLRFSFVPR, encoded by the exons ATGACTCAGGCAATGCTGCTGAGGCTGTGGAGTCCTACTGGGTTGAGAGGGGGAGTGCAACGCTTCATCAGCACCACAGCAAGTAACAAACAGCTGGCCGAAGTAACTCTACAGGATGCAAAACCAGTCACTGACATTCCGGGGCCAATAAACTTCCCCATACTGGGTTCCATCCCCTCCATGATGATGGACAAAG ACTTCAACTCAAAAAGGCTTCTAAAATTCTGGGCGTCGCTGATGAAACGCTACGGGCCAATTGTGAAGCTCGTCAACCCTGGCGTCTCACCAATGATCATCGTGGCCAACCCCGATGATTGTGAGTTGCTCAATAGAGTGACACAAAACCAACCAGCACGGACACCACTTGCCTCCCTCAAGCACCTCCGAGATAACTGGACCGATGACTACTTTGATAAACGAGCAGGCATCATAGTGGA GAACGGGGACGAATGGTGGCGGGTAAGGAGCCTCGTGCAGACCACCATGCTGAAGCCCATGGTGATAAACGAGTACGTGCCTGAGTTGGATGATGTTTCCTGCACCTTCATGGACAG GATCCAAGAGCTGCAAGATAAATACGGAGAGATGCCGGATAACTTCCAAGACGAACTGTACAAATGGGCGCTCGAAT CGGTGGGCATAGTAGCGCTGGACCGACGGTTTGGATGCCTGGGAGCGCCCGAAGGATCCCTTGAGGCTCAGCAAGGAGAGGAACTCATTAACCTGGTCAacaccctcttctcctccctgtcTGTGACGGAGATGAGGACACAGTTCTGGCGTCTTTTCCCGACTCCTTCTTACAGGAGGCTTAAAAAGAACCACGGAAAACTACTCAA GGTAGTGGAACAGAAATTGGACGAGTCAGTAGCATATTTACAGCAGAGAAAGGACGAGGATCACATGGGGAGGAAATGCAGTGTGATCCAGACGCTGCTCTCCAAGCCGGGACTTTCGAAGAAGGACGTGCTCACCTTCATCATGGACATTATCTTCGCAGGGATTGACACG ACTTCCCACACTATGGCCTTCTGTCTGTATCTTCTTGCGAGGAATCCTGAGGCACAGAAGAaactgcaggaggaggtggaccacGTGACAGCCGGCCTGCAGGGGCCCCTCACCTCAAAACACATGGCGCACCTCTCCTACACCAAAGCCGTGATCAAGGAAACGTtcag aatctttcccctcacctttgGGTTAGCAAGGATCCTGAACAAAGACATGGTGTTGCAAGGCTATAGGATCCCTGCaggg TACAGCGTGTTCGTGTTAAATTGCTTAATGGGTTGGGATGAGTCCATGTACCCTCGAGCTAATGAGTTCCTGCCTGAGCGGTGGAACAGAGCTCGTCCACTGGGCAATATCCACCCCTACGCCAGCATCCCCTTCGGTGCCGGCCCTAGGATGTGTGTGGGACGCCGTGTGGCTGAGCAGGAGATGTACACACTGCTTGCCAGG ATGGCACAACGCTTCACCGTTGAATACCACTACGAGGACATAGAACAGCTAACCGGTCTGGTGCTCTACCCTTCACGGCCTCTTCGGTTCTCCTTCGTGCCCCGTTAG